A stretch of Mesorhizobium sp. M2A.F.Ca.ET.046.03.2.1 DNA encodes these proteins:
- a CDS encoding glycosyltransferase family 2 protein — MRILKLAQSYPSTGVGQEGHVRNPSIDLARGVNDVAKTGQPRSKTGQSEDGVSSERRPPTISVIICAYTADRWALLLRSVASAQEQTLQPCEIIVCVDQPLFRRCAAQWADFAASTPPIRVIQNKWDGHLGSARNTAAETAAGEILAFLDDDAAADKDWLEVLTAPYQDERIGAVGGRPIPVFEVGRPDWFPLQFDWVFGCAYDGLPTSRGPLAHLIGANMSVRRTLLEQVGGFHSDHHDDMDMCHRVAHIKGSEAVIYEPAATVRHFVPASRPTWKYFWRRCFFVNKGKVEAFAQMGEAATLGAETRFVWHALTRGVPREILQAAKGDAHGLARCAAIIVGVGLAAAGHVTGRIALLRRRRQLRQQANKQILDAAAQGVRRGK, encoded by the coding sequence ATGCGTATTCTGAAGCTTGCGCAATCCTATCCGTCGACTGGCGTTGGCCAGGAGGGCCACGTCCGGAACCCAAGTATCGATCTCGCCCGCGGCGTTAATGACGTTGCCAAAACCGGTCAGCCGCGGTCGAAAACCGGGCAGTCCGAGGATGGCGTCAGCAGCGAACGCCGCCCCCCTACGATCTCAGTAATTATCTGTGCCTACACTGCGGACAGATGGGCACTGCTGCTGAGGTCGGTGGCCTCGGCTCAGGAGCAGACATTGCAGCCCTGCGAGATCATCGTATGCGTCGACCAGCCCCTATTCCGCCGTTGTGCCGCCCAATGGGCTGACTTCGCTGCATCCACCCCCCCAATACGAGTGATCCAGAACAAATGGGATGGGCATCTCGGGTCGGCCCGAAACACGGCAGCCGAGACGGCTGCCGGAGAGATCCTGGCGTTCCTGGATGACGATGCGGCGGCCGACAAGGACTGGCTCGAGGTTCTCACCGCCCCGTACCAGGACGAGCGCATCGGCGCCGTCGGCGGGCGTCCCATTCCGGTGTTCGAGGTTGGCCGCCCGGACTGGTTCCCTCTACAGTTCGACTGGGTGTTCGGATGTGCTTACGATGGCCTTCCGACCAGCCGAGGCCCTTTGGCTCACCTCATCGGAGCCAACATGTCGGTGCGGCGGACCCTCCTCGAGCAGGTAGGAGGATTCCATTCCGACCATCACGACGACATGGACATGTGCCACCGCGTGGCGCACATCAAGGGCAGCGAGGCGGTCATCTATGAACCGGCGGCGACCGTCCGCCACTTTGTGCCCGCCTCACGGCCGACCTGGAAGTACTTCTGGCGCCGCTGCTTCTTCGTCAACAAGGGGAAAGTCGAGGCCTTTGCCCAGATGGGCGAAGCCGCCACACTGGGTGCCGAGACCCGCTTCGTCTGGCACGCGCTGACCAGGGGCGTGCCGCGCGAGATTTTGCAGGCGGCCAAGGGCGACGCCCACGGGCTGGCGCGGTGCGCGGCAATAATCGTTGGCGTGGGCCTTGCCGCGGCAGGCCATGTCACCGGCCGGATCGCGCTGCTGCGCCGCCGGCGCCAGCTGCGCCAACAGGCAAACAAGCAGATCCTGGACGCAGCCGCGCAAGGCGTTAGGCGTGGGAAGTAG
- a CDS encoding GMC family oxidoreductase encodes MPSSLIIGSGPAAAAAVLALSEKPDEKITVFDPGTVLNAETQEVIARLSRLRVDDWDEEDVRRISQQPKPVQSDSLPEKRSYGSDFPFANKGQLDGVHSVSRVNPAVISSAYGGFSNVWGAQIMPFSAATFKGWPFGFSDMEEHYRTILGHIPFAGESDDLEEWFPLIGSPDALPPLAPRTQMVLANYDRHRERVRSTGITIGRARLAFAAPQCQPCSLCMTGCPRSLIFSASHSFDRFRRNGRIDYRSGLLAVRVEQEGDTAVVHARELSSGRIQRFTADRVFVGCGAIGTTRLMLGSLGSNQPVHLSESAQFVLPMISMKPTPDPRARREFTLNQFTMVIARDDEGLDVSQIHFYPFNQAYYDALPGFLKHRAAAFATDRLLSRLTVGLGYLPSWASPKIRVSAQLSAAAPDELPQITLTSEGFSEAKVRGKCVPPMLPDVISRIRRAAPYLDLWPVTPRMLWSGGAKSYHFGGSFPHANEPDSGSATTDRLGRLARWDRIHLIDGSVFPNVPATTFTLTVMANSHRIAREAMQLTA; translated from the coding sequence ATGCCGTCTTCGCTAATCATCGGGTCGGGTCCGGCTGCAGCCGCCGCCGTGTTGGCGCTGTCCGAAAAACCGGACGAGAAGATAACCGTGTTCGACCCGGGCACCGTGCTGAACGCGGAGACCCAGGAGGTCATAGCCAGGCTGTCTAGGCTGCGTGTCGACGACTGGGATGAAGAGGATGTCCGCCGGATCAGCCAGCAGCCCAAGCCGGTCCAGTCCGACTCGCTGCCTGAAAAGAGAAGCTACGGATCCGATTTCCCGTTTGCCAACAAGGGCCAGCTCGACGGCGTCCATTCCGTGAGCAGAGTGAACCCGGCGGTCATATCGAGCGCCTACGGGGGGTTCAGCAATGTCTGGGGGGCCCAGATCATGCCCTTCAGCGCCGCCACGTTCAAGGGATGGCCGTTCGGCTTCTCGGATATGGAAGAGCACTATCGGACGATTCTGGGTCACATACCTTTCGCGGGAGAGTCCGACGATCTCGAGGAGTGGTTTCCCCTCATCGGATCCCCGGACGCGCTTCCGCCGCTGGCGCCGCGGACACAAATGGTCCTGGCCAACTACGACCGGCACCGCGAGCGAGTGCGCTCCACCGGAATAACGATAGGCCGCGCCCGGCTCGCCTTCGCTGCCCCTCAATGCCAGCCCTGCAGCCTGTGCATGACCGGGTGCCCACGGTCGCTGATCTTCTCGGCCTCGCACAGCTTCGATCGCTTCCGGCGCAACGGGAGGATCGACTACCGCAGCGGGTTGCTCGCGGTGCGAGTCGAACAGGAGGGCGACACGGCCGTCGTGCACGCACGGGAGCTGTCGAGCGGCCGGATCCAGCGATTCACGGCCGACCGGGTCTTCGTGGGCTGCGGAGCAATCGGGACCACAAGGCTGATGCTGGGCTCGCTCGGATCGAACCAGCCGGTGCATCTTTCGGAATCTGCTCAGTTCGTTCTTCCAATGATTTCCATGAAGCCAACTCCCGACCCACGTGCAAGGCGCGAGTTCACACTCAACCAGTTCACCATGGTCATCGCCCGGGACGACGAAGGCTTGGATGTTTCACAGATTCACTTCTATCCGTTCAATCAGGCATATTACGATGCGCTTCCCGGTTTCCTCAAACACCGCGCCGCCGCCTTCGCGACCGATCGGCTGCTCAGCCGGTTGACGGTAGGCCTGGGCTACTTGCCGTCCTGGGCGTCACCCAAGATCCGAGTGAGCGCCCAGCTGTCCGCAGCAGCTCCTGACGAGCTCCCCCAGATCACTCTCACTTCGGAGGGCTTCAGCGAGGCCAAGGTCAGGGGCAAATGCGTGCCTCCAATGCTGCCTGACGTGATAAGCCGGATCCGCAGGGCGGCACCTTACCTTGACTTGTGGCCAGTCACGCCGCGGATGCTGTGGTCGGGCGGAGCCAAAAGCTACCACTTTGGCGGCAGCTTTCCTCACGCCAATGAGCCGGATTCCGGGAGTGCGACGACAGACCGCCTTGGGCGGCTGGCGCGCTGGGACCGGATCCATCTCATCGACGGGTCGGTTTTCCCAAATGTTCCGGCTACCACCTTTACGCTGACGGTGATGGCCAATTCGCATCGCATCGCCCGCGAAGCGATGCAGCTGACGGCTTGA
- a CDS encoding NAD(P)-dependent oxidoreductase, whose amino-acid sequence MRVGITGANGYVGTILRAAFAEQGHKVIAFARPNRVASESAASVAEWRPYEIKRPPSGAAFSDLDVLIHGAWDLTLVSAGDVWGTNVSGSQHLLRNVAAAGVRRVIFISSMSAYKGTQQLYGQAKLACERTAGSLGAVSTRLGLVYGPGWGGMAGALRKLTTLPVTPLIGAQSHQFMVHEADMAAAMVRIAESDMPLPEPVGLANPEPVPFRRLMNEIAASQGRTLRAVAVPWQLVSGALKAAEAVHVPLPFRSDSILGLVRPAREVPGVERLKQLGIEFRSFSMDGDRPSSGTLRRYA is encoded by the coding sequence ATGCGGGTCGGTATCACCGGAGCGAACGGATATGTCGGGACCATCCTGCGCGCCGCCTTCGCCGAACAAGGGCATAAGGTCATCGCCTTCGCCCGTCCGAACCGGGTGGCCTCCGAATCTGCCGCCAGCGTCGCCGAGTGGCGCCCATATGAGATCAAGCGCCCGCCGTCAGGGGCCGCATTCAGCGACCTGGATGTGCTCATCCACGGTGCATGGGACCTGACCCTCGTCAGCGCCGGCGATGTGTGGGGCACCAATGTGTCAGGCTCGCAGCACCTCCTCCGCAATGTCGCCGCCGCAGGGGTTCGCCGGGTTATTTTTATCTCCTCGATGTCCGCCTATAAGGGAACCCAACAGTTGTACGGTCAGGCGAAACTGGCCTGCGAGCGCACGGCGGGCAGTCTGGGAGCTGTCTCCACCCGGCTCGGCCTAGTGTACGGCCCCGGTTGGGGCGGGATGGCAGGCGCGCTCCGCAAGCTCACCACGCTGCCGGTTACACCTCTCATCGGGGCGCAATCCCATCAGTTCATGGTGCATGAGGCGGACATGGCAGCCGCTATGGTGCGTATTGCCGAGTCGGACATGCCCCTGCCGGAACCGGTAGGGCTGGCCAACCCCGAACCGGTGCCGTTCCGACGGCTCATGAACGAGATCGCCGCATCGCAAGGCAGAACACTGCGTGCCGTCGCCGTGCCCTGGCAGCTTGTCAGTGGCGCCCTCAAGGCAGCTGAGGCGGTGCATGTCCCCCTGCCCTTCCGATCCGACTCCATCCTCGGGCTCGTGCGCCCGGCGCGAGAGGTTCCCGGCGTAGAGCGGCTCAAGCAGCTCGGTATCGAGTTTCGGAGCTTCTCGATGGATGGCGACCGCCCCTCATCCGGGACATTGCGTCGGTATGCTTAG
- a CDS encoding NAD-dependent epimerase/dehydratase family protein has translation MVEPRAIFISGVAGFVGSRLARIFIDRGYSVFGFDNLSRGSRENLNELLTHERFIFEKVDLSDAAAVRSRFMNCHSRIPISEVWHMAANSDIPAGITDASVDLRDTFLTTFNVLDSMREAGVPFLAFASSSAVYGDLGEAPIREDVGPLLPISNYGAMKLASEALISAAVENWLGRALIFRFPNVIGIPATHGVILDFVRKLKITPNKLNVLGSGRQRKAYLHVNDLIDAIVYLRANASERLGCYNIGPEDKGVTVSFIAETTVEAVAPGAGIEYGFEDRGWTGDVPRFSYDVAKLRALGWRPQLGSADAVRKAVVEIVRQEGHP, from the coding sequence TTGGTTGAACCGCGCGCCATCTTCATATCGGGAGTGGCCGGCTTTGTAGGAAGCAGGCTTGCACGGATCTTTATTGATCGTGGATATTCGGTCTTTGGCTTTGACAACCTGTCGCGAGGTTCTCGGGAAAACCTGAACGAGCTTCTTACGCATGAGAGGTTCATTTTTGAGAAAGTGGATCTCTCAGACGCGGCTGCGGTGAGAAGCCGCTTTATGAACTGTCACAGTCGCATTCCGATTTCCGAAGTCTGGCACATGGCTGCCAATTCGGACATTCCTGCAGGAATCACCGATGCCTCTGTCGATCTGCGCGATACCTTTCTAACGACGTTCAACGTGTTGGACTCAATGAGGGAGGCGGGAGTTCCGTTCCTTGCTTTTGCATCCAGCTCAGCCGTGTACGGCGATTTGGGGGAGGCTCCGATCAGAGAGGATGTCGGGCCGCTGCTGCCGATTTCCAACTACGGCGCCATGAAGCTAGCATCGGAAGCGCTAATCAGCGCGGCCGTCGAGAACTGGTTGGGGCGGGCCTTGATCTTTCGCTTTCCGAACGTGATCGGCATTCCGGCAACACATGGCGTCATTCTGGATTTCGTCAGAAAGCTAAAGATCACACCAAACAAGCTGAACGTTTTGGGATCGGGCCGGCAACGGAAGGCCTATCTTCACGTCAATGATCTGATCGATGCGATCGTCTACCTGCGTGCAAACGCATCCGAACGGCTTGGCTGCTACAATATCGGCCCCGAGGACAAAGGGGTAACCGTCAGCTTCATAGCGGAAACCACTGTCGAGGCTGTCGCACCGGGCGCGGGGATCGAATACGGATTTGAAGATCGCGGTTGGACGGGGGATGTTCCCCGGTTTTCCTATGACGTAGCAAAGCTCCGTGCACTCGGTTGGCGGCCCCAGCTTGGATCGGCCGACGCTGTCCGAAAAGCCGTCGTGGAAATCGTACGGCAGGAAGGACACCCGTGA
- a CDS encoding HAD-IIIA family hydrolase — MQAVVLAGGLGTRLRGRIGDLPKSLANIGGKPLLEHQILLAKQHGIERILILVNHAAEQIVDFCNQRGNWGIEVRCVDDGAPRGTAGAVLSVLHLLDEDFLTIYGDTMLDVDLTRFKCFHERHEAAAATIFTHPNDHPHDSDLIETSEDGVVTAFHPYPHDPGCFYPNKVSAALYYIRRQALFPWRAAATPLDFGKDLFPEMLRAGAEIRSYSSPEYIKDAGTPARLDKVCADLASGRIARASLASPQKAVFLDRDGCINIDDGHIDRPERFKLIEGAAAAIACFNQAEYRTIIVTNQPVVARGDCSVRDLRMIHNKMETELGRQGAFVDAIYYCPHHPDRGFAGEVEALKVHCECRKPATGLVDEAVEAFNIDRRQSWVIGDSSTDVALAKRSGIRSILVETGAGGLDSKYHVMPDYTVPDLFEAAKFILTVHPTLVDTASDLIAHVKPGDVCFVAGLSRSGKSVLSSAIAEVLRGRGFDAQVVALDRWIRSAADREATVMGRYDMNEIRKVVSRLVGVRSRETLDLPYYEKLSRVSHPRSEKVSISPETVLVVEGAVALSLSDVVLPGRAHTFFVDIDEELRRHRVTREYSRRGVDREAAARIYSSRQEDETPIVLASRSSANQCVRLRAIELIEAVG; from the coding sequence ATGCAGGCCGTTGTACTTGCCGGTGGTCTGGGGACACGGCTCAGGGGCCGGATCGGTGATCTGCCCAAGTCGCTGGCCAACATTGGTGGCAAGCCACTTCTCGAGCATCAAATCCTCCTAGCCAAGCAACACGGGATCGAGAGGATCTTGATCCTGGTGAACCACGCAGCCGAGCAAATCGTGGATTTTTGCAATCAGCGCGGGAATTGGGGGATTGAAGTTCGTTGCGTAGATGACGGTGCGCCTCGCGGGACTGCCGGGGCGGTTCTGTCCGTTCTGCATCTGCTCGACGAGGACTTCCTCACGATCTACGGCGACACGATGCTCGACGTCGATCTCACCCGCTTCAAGTGCTTCCATGAAAGACACGAGGCAGCAGCCGCGACTATTTTCACCCATCCGAATGATCACCCGCATGATTCCGATCTGATCGAGACGTCGGAAGATGGCGTGGTTACCGCGTTCCATCCATATCCACACGATCCCGGTTGCTTTTATCCCAACAAAGTCAGCGCAGCTCTTTACTACATTCGAAGACAAGCCTTGTTCCCGTGGCGCGCCGCGGCAACTCCGCTCGATTTTGGCAAGGATCTCTTTCCTGAAATGCTTCGGGCCGGCGCGGAGATCAGAAGCTATAGCAGCCCTGAGTACATTAAGGACGCGGGAACCCCGGCGAGACTTGACAAGGTCTGCGCCGACCTTGCCTCCGGCCGCATAGCCCGAGCTTCACTCGCTTCTCCGCAGAAAGCAGTATTTTTGGACAGGGACGGGTGCATCAATATCGACGATGGGCATATCGATCGTCCCGAACGCTTCAAACTGATCGAGGGGGCCGCGGCCGCGATCGCCTGTTTCAACCAGGCCGAATACCGGACAATCATCGTCACAAACCAACCCGTTGTGGCGAGAGGAGATTGCTCTGTACGAGACTTGCGGATGATCCATAACAAGATGGAGACCGAGCTTGGCCGCCAGGGGGCTTTTGTCGATGCCATCTATTACTGCCCGCACCATCCAGATCGCGGCTTTGCCGGTGAGGTGGAAGCGCTAAAGGTCCACTGTGAATGCCGCAAGCCCGCCACCGGGTTGGTCGACGAGGCGGTCGAGGCGTTCAATATCGATCGCAGACAATCCTGGGTCATCGGCGATTCCTCTACCGACGTCGCGCTCGCAAAACGGTCCGGCATCAGATCGATCCTGGTCGAGACGGGCGCGGGCGGGCTGGACAGCAAGTATCATGTCATGCCCGACTATACCGTCCCGGATTTGTTCGAGGCTGCCAAGTTCATTCTCACCGTTCATCCGACCTTGGTGGACACGGCATCCGATCTGATCGCGCATGTTAAGCCGGGTGACGTGTGTTTCGTGGCAGGGCTCTCCCGAAGCGGAAAGAGCGTCCTTTCCAGCGCTATCGCCGAGGTACTTCGCGGCCGCGGCTTTGATGCGCAAGTCGTTGCCCTTGATCGCTGGATACGGTCCGCCGCCGATCGCGAAGCAACGGTGATGGGTCGCTACGACATGAACGAGATTAGGAAGGTTGTAAGCCGCCTGGTGGGCGTTCGTTCTCGCGAGACGCTCGATCTGCCCTATTACGAAAAGCTGAGCCGCGTATCGCATCCAAGATCGGAAAAGGTAAGCATTTCTCCGGAAACCGTCCTGGTCGTGGAAGGAGCCGTCGCTCTTTCGCTGTCCGATGTGGTTTTGCCGGGTCGTGCACACACATTCTTCGTTGATATCGATGAGGAGCTGAGGAGGCACCGAGTGACGCGGGAATACTCGCGTCGAGGCGTGGATCGGGAGGCTGCAGCGCGTATCTATAGTTCCCGCCAGGAGGACGAGACACCAATCGTTTTGGCATCGCGGTCGAGCGCCAACCAGTGCGTCCGATTGCGGGCGATCGAGCTGATTGAGGCCGTCGGATGA
- a CDS encoding GHMP kinase: protein MIISQTPLRVSFVGGGSDLPAFYREEGGAVLSVAIDKYVYVNVNRKFDNGTRIAYSRTEEVDSVEDIQHPIVKATMGYLGICGGIEITTIADIPSKGTGLGSSSAFTVGLLHALNAFRGQYVSKAKLGADSCCIEIELCGAPIGRQDQYAAAFGGLNLIEFHRDDSVSVSPLICPRDFIASIEKQVLMFYTGITRSASDILVRQSECIARAPDKRKALRRMVGLTYQLRDELHRCNLDAFGEILHENWLLKKSLSEEITNDAIDHWYQTAMRAGATGGKLLGAGAGGFLMFFAPLDRHDAIKAALRDLKHFPVKFDFAGSRIVHYQPTSESIQ, encoded by the coding sequence ATGATCATCAGTCAGACGCCGCTTCGAGTGAGCTTCGTGGGAGGTGGCAGCGATCTGCCTGCCTTCTATCGGGAGGAAGGCGGCGCCGTCCTAAGCGTTGCTATCGACAAGTACGTCTACGTGAATGTGAACCGCAAGTTCGATAACGGCACTCGAATCGCTTATTCAAGAACGGAAGAAGTCGACAGCGTCGAGGATATCCAGCATCCGATTGTCAAGGCGACGATGGGATACCTTGGGATATGCGGGGGCATTGAGATAACGACTATTGCCGATATTCCATCCAAGGGCACCGGACTTGGATCATCGAGCGCTTTTACGGTTGGCCTTCTGCACGCGCTGAACGCGTTTCGGGGGCAATATGTCTCGAAGGCAAAGCTCGGCGCCGATAGTTGTTGCATCGAGATCGAACTTTGTGGCGCGCCCATTGGAAGGCAGGATCAATACGCCGCCGCCTTCGGCGGATTGAATCTCATCGAGTTTCACCGCGATGACAGCGTTTCGGTGTCACCGCTCATATGCCCGCGTGATTTCATCGCTTCGATCGAGAAGCAAGTTCTCATGTTCTACACCGGCATTACGCGCAGTGCTTCGGACATTCTCGTGCGACAGTCGGAGTGCATCGCAAGAGCTCCGGACAAGCGCAAAGCGCTCAGGCGGATGGTCGGGCTCACCTATCAGCTTCGTGATGAGCTGCATCGATGCAACCTCGACGCCTTCGGCGAAATCCTCCACGAGAACTGGCTCTTAAAAAAGAGCCTCTCTGAGGAAATCACGAACGATGCAATCGATCACTGGTACCAGACCGCGATGCGGGCGGGTGCCACGGGCGGCAAGCTGCTGGGAGCAGGTGCAGGAGGTTTTCTCATGTTCTTCGCACCTCTCGATCGCCACGACGCAATCAAAGCGGCCCTTAGGGACCTGAAGCACTTCCCTGTCAAGTTCGACTTCGCCGGGAGCCGCATCGTTCACTATCAACCGACATCGGAGTCCATCCAATGA
- a CDS encoding SIS domain-containing protein — MKHFGGSTQSTDIGARPIKNLGGSAQAYFKKLEIVLASLDHESIDNAVALVAQAQEDGKQIITLGNGGSSLTALHFITDWNKSIYLSTKRPFRGRTLIDNVGLTFAYANDVSFQDVFVEQLKNILNEGDLVIAISGSGNSENVLRAVRYANDHAAVTLGLCGYGGGTLRQIAQHVVWVNVNDMQIAEDIHSMFGHVVMQRLCLAGTQKWSDRRERRSAAGGFNANPAGAETSWQS; from the coding sequence ATGAAGCATTTTGGCGGCAGTACTCAATCAACCGACATCGGAGCCCGCCCAATAAAAAATCTTGGCGGCAGTGCTCAAGCCTATTTCAAGAAACTCGAGATCGTCCTGGCTTCATTGGACCACGAAAGCATCGATAATGCAGTGGCCTTGGTCGCGCAGGCACAGGAGGATGGCAAGCAGATAATCACGCTTGGAAATGGTGGCAGTTCGCTCACGGCGCTGCATTTCATCACGGACTGGAACAAGAGCATCTATCTTTCCACGAAGCGCCCGTTTCGTGGCCGGACGCTGATCGACAATGTGGGCCTTACGTTTGCATACGCGAACGATGTTTCTTTCCAGGATGTGTTCGTCGAGCAGCTAAAGAACATCCTGAACGAGGGCGACTTGGTCATCGCGATTTCGGGAAGCGGAAATTCGGAAAACGTTCTGCGTGCCGTTCGATACGCCAATGATCATGCCGCAGTTACGCTAGGGCTTTGCGGATATGGCGGAGGAACGCTCAGGCAGATCGCCCAACATGTGGTTTGGGTCAATGTGAATGACATGCAAATTGCGGAGGACATACATTCCATGTTCGGGCATGTCGTCATGCAGCGTCTTTGTCTTGCGGGTACACAAAAGTGGAGCGATCGGCGAGAGCGGCGCAGCGCTGCTGGCGGCTTCAATGCAAATCCAGCTGGCGCCGAGACGAGCTGGCAATCCTGA
- a CDS encoding glycoside hydrolase family 16 protein, with product MTLSAPTGFASSDLVYEENFSGTALDSDWHTYITSNAANGWAWNSNGSGGSTPGGPYNADYDMPSQVSVSNGTLDLTAIKQPISGINQGGVAQTFPITSGAVSSYGNFEFNGGYLQISMKAPSGGGAWPGLWLMPGDGAGSSGDNFELDIQEGGFTGSGPADNNFSWHLHGPSGWVGDTIDSGINLTGGFHTYGINWVPGESITWYLDGQQMAQVTSAQVAIPDEPMQLMMNMGVANSNASGWHTALDGSTPSSMQMQIDGVQLYQKAGSGDTVTGANVAPSTTSSIQTPTTAPTTPTTSTTPTTPTRPTTPSVIAPVLTIADPTLDVNGLGGTVDLGVKVTTTDPNDLVTVMVTGLPKYETITDKLDGKTFSGKSITLTAAQVDSGLTLQSNYRGAAHPVATLTLTATAKDPATGAVSTASPQTIAVTDPRPAATTTSPRVIAQTDHEHAPARSLASLSTRRFAWLNEHRDLVAGTAKTLASQNITMADHPLASGTSRASLASQSFALLNQYLAGNSGHVDHGQIVASLSNGTNWNHDSYLTRPQH from the coding sequence ATGACTCTTTCCGCACCAACAGGCTTTGCCTCGAGCGACCTCGTCTATGAGGAAAACTTCTCCGGCACGGCGCTCGACAGCGATTGGCATACCTATATCACCAGCAATGCCGCCAACGGCTGGGCCTGGAATAGCAATGGGTCGGGAGGAAGCACGCCGGGCGGCCCATATAATGCCGACTATGATATGCCGAGCCAGGTGTCGGTGAGCAACGGGACCTTGGATCTCACGGCGATCAAACAGCCCATCAGCGGCATAAATCAGGGTGGGGTGGCACAGACATTCCCGATCACGTCCGGCGCCGTCAGCAGCTACGGCAACTTCGAATTCAACGGCGGCTACCTTCAGATCAGCATGAAGGCGCCGAGCGGCGGAGGCGCATGGCCAGGCCTCTGGCTGATGCCCGGCGACGGCGCGGGCAGCAGCGGCGACAATTTCGAGCTCGATATACAGGAGGGTGGATTTACCGGTTCTGGGCCGGCGGACAACAATTTCTCCTGGCACCTCCACGGACCGTCAGGGTGGGTCGGCGACACCATCGACAGCGGCATCAACCTCACGGGCGGCTTCCACACCTACGGCATCAACTGGGTGCCTGGTGAATCGATCACCTGGTATCTGGACGGGCAACAAATGGCGCAAGTGACCAGCGCACAGGTCGCGATCCCGGATGAACCGATGCAATTGATGATGAACATGGGGGTCGCGAATTCGAACGCGAGCGGATGGCATACGGCTCTGGATGGTTCGACCCCATCGTCGATGCAAATGCAGATCGACGGGGTTCAGCTTTATCAGAAGGCGGGCAGCGGCGACACCGTCACGGGTGCCAACGTCGCTCCCTCGACGACGTCATCGATCCAGACCCCTACGACAGCACCAACCACCCCAACGACCTCGACGACTCCAACCACCCCAACGAGACCAACCACCCCGTCAGTGATCGCGCCGGTCCTCACCATCGCCGACCCAACGCTCGACGTGAACGGGCTGGGCGGTACGGTCGACCTCGGGGTCAAGGTGACAACGACCGACCCCAACGATCTCGTGACCGTGATGGTGACGGGCTTGCCTAAGTACGAGACGATCACCGACAAACTCGACGGCAAGACGTTCAGTGGCAAGAGTATCACCTTGACGGCCGCGCAGGTCGACAGCGGATTGACGCTGCAATCGAACTACAGGGGCGCGGCTCATCCGGTTGCGACACTCACGCTGACGGCAACGGCGAAGGATCCGGCCACAGGCGCCGTCTCGACAGCCTCGCCGCAGACCATCGCCGTAACGGATCCTCGGCCTGCCGCCACCACGACTTCGCCGCGGGTGATCGCCCAGACGGATCATGAGCATGCTCCCGCTAGGTCGCTAGCGTCCTTGTCAACCCGGCGCTTTGCTTGGCTGAACGAGCACAGGGACTTGGTCGCCGGCACCGCTAAGACCTTGGCGTCGCAAAACATTACTATGGCGGATCATCCGCTTGCGTCCGGCACGAGTAGAGCGTCCCTCGCAAGCCAGAGTTTTGCGCTGCTGAACCAGTACCTGGCCGGCAACTCTGGCCACGTCGATCACGGTCAGATCGTGGCGTCCTTGTCGAATGGAACCAACTGGAATCACGACTCGTACCTGACCAGACCGCAACATTGA